TTGGGTAGATGAAGTGTCTGTAGCTGGGCGTTTCTCTGCTTTGTCCTGAGGTTTCAGGATTTCAGGTTCTTCGCTTTGTTTAGGCTGAGTCAGCTCTTTGAAAACGTTTTGGTTGCCTTGGTTCAAGAAGAACAAAATACCGGCAATAATACCTGTTGCCAGTATTAGGCCGAAAAAGAAACCGGACAAGCCTTTACCATATTGTGTAGATTTTTTCATGACTTACCTTGTAATAATGTGTTCAGACGGCCTGAAAGGAGACTGTCTGAGTTGGATTCGATATTTTATCAATAACCGTTATAGACGGCAAAATCCTGATGCTTTGTTTACTCTAGTTTTACTTAAACATAAAGATTCAGGCCGTCTGAAAAGTTAAAGAGCGCGACGGAAGCCGATGGCTTTCATCACATGTGTTTTGCTGACTTCTTCGTCCCCTGCCAAATCGGCCAGCGTACGGGCGACGCGCATGATGCGGTGGAAACTTCGTGCGGAAAGGGACAGTTTTTCAAGCATGGTTCCCAAGGCTTCTTGCGCTTCTTTTTGAATACGGGCTTTGCCATCGAGCTCGCCGACACTCAGTTCTGCATTAACTTTGCCTTGTCTGTTGTATTGGATTTTGCGCGCGGCGGTAACGCGTTCCAATACGGTGGCACTGGATTCGCCTGCTTCTTGTTGCATCAATTCGGCAGCGGAAAGGCTGGGTACTTCGATGGTTAAATCAATACGGTCGAGCAATGGCCCTGAAATTTTGTTGCGGTAGCGGGCAACGCTTTCAGGCGTGCAGCGGCAAGGTTTGGACGGATGACCAAGATAGCCGCAAGGGCAGGGGTTCATGGCGGCAACAAGTTGGAACTTGGCCGGATAAACAGCTTGGCGTGCGGCGCGGGAAATATGGATTTCGCCGTTTTCCAAAGGCTCGCGCAACACTTCTAATACTTTACGGTCAAATTCGGGCAATTCGTCTAAAAACAACACTCCGTGGTGTGCCAATGAGATTTCGCCCGGACGTGGGTCTGAACCGCCACCCACCATGGCAGCCGAGCTGGCGCTGTGATGAGGGCTGCGGAAAGGACGGTTGCTGTCGAGTTGCTGTTGATGGTTGGGTAGGAGCGAACGCAATGCCCATACTTCGACCAATTCGTCTTCGGTCAAAGGTGGGAGGATACCGGGCAAACGTTGCGAAAGCATGGATTTGCCCGTACCCGGAGGGCCCATCATCAGCAGGCTGTGCCCACCTGCCGCTGCAATTTCCAAAGCAAGGCGGGCGGTATGTTGGCCTTTAACATCGGCTAAATCAGGAATTTTACTTTGTTCAGACGGCCTTTGCGTCAGCTTGCATTCAGTTTGTGTCAACGGTTCGATACCGTTTAAATGCGCGGCCACTTCGCCTAAAGAACACGCGCCATAAACCGCGATACCGCGCATGACGGCAGCCTGTTCGGCATTTTCTTGCGGCAAGACGAACGAACGGCCTGCCTGCATTCCCTGCCATGCCATAGCCAGCGCGCCACGTACGGGACGCAGCAGGCCGGACAGTGCCAATTCTCCGGCAAACTCATATTGCGAGAGCTTTTCAGGATTAATTTGTCCCGAAGCGGCAAGAATGCCCAAGGCAATCGGCAAATCGAAACGGCCGGATTCTTTTGGGAGGTCGGCCGGTGCGAGGTTGACGGTAATTTTCTTTGCGGGAAAGTCGAAGCCGCTTTGGATGATGGCGGCACGCACACGGTCGCGGCTTTCTTTGACTTCAGTATCAGGCAAACCGACGATATTGAAATGTGGCAAGCCGTTGGCAAGGTGGGCTTCCACTTCGACCAACGGCGCATTCATGCCGCTTAAGGCGCGGCTGTAAACCAAAGCAAGCGACATGTTTCAGACGGCCTTATTCGGCAGCTTCGGTTTGTTGTTTGATTTCGGCAACAGCTTCTTCCGCAGCGGCTTCGGCAGCTTTCAAAGCTGCTTCTTCAGGCTCTTGAGCAGCTTCGAGTTTGGCCAAACGGGCTTCCAATTCAGCCAGTTTGGTACGGGTTTTAATCAAAACCTGTTGCTGGATGTCGAATTCTTCGCGGGTCACCAAATCCATGCGGTTGAATGCGCTGCCGAGCATGGCTTTAACGTTTTTTTCCATGTCTTTGGCAGGGCTGTTGGCGATGGTTTCGCTGATTTTGGAGCTGACTTCTTCAAAAAGTTGTTTGCCGAACATAATCCGTATCCTTTATTCAGAATGTATATAGAAATTCAAGTGGCTATTGTATAAGGAAAAAGGCCGTCTGAAAACGAGAATTTTTGAGATGGCTTTTGCTTTCTGCCGTAAATATTCCGTGTATTTTAACGTTCAACACGGGCTTCAAAAACAGGCATCAGCCACGCGCCGCCTGTGAAGCCTTTGCATGAACCGGTGGTGTGTTCCTCACTGCGGACAAACGTTTTACCGTCCCACACCGCTGCATTGCCAGACCAGCAGTCGCCGATCCCTCGGCCTTTGAAGCTGCCGCTAAGGGTGGCTGTTTTCTCATCGAATCCGCCGTGCCCGCCGTATGTCATTGGCGGCAGCACTTGTTCAATTTTGGTCAATTCTTTATCGGCAATGGCATAGTAGCCGCTGGTTTGATAAGCACCGCCGATACAGATGGCCGAAATCAAAACCTGACGATCGTTGAGCGGATGGACATACAGGCTGCGGTTCCAATCCATTTGCTCTTTATTGTGCAGGGCGTAACAGTAATTATCGTCGCCTTCGGAAACGCGGTTGCTGTCGCTCAAGAGCTTCATGACGGCGCTGTGGCGCGGTGTGCCTTGTTCCAGCATATCGCCCTCTTTTTTCGGCACGGCAACGGCACGGATGACGGGTTTGGGCTGCGGGCTGAGGACTGCCTGACTGCTGCCGCCTTTGCGAATCAGCGCGGAAGGCGTATTCAGACGACCTTGGAATTCGTCCGCTTTCAACATTGCCGCCGCTGCGCCTTTATCGGACAAGTGCCATTCATATTTTCCCGCGCGGATGCTGATTTTGCTTTCTTTTTTCAACGCTTCGAGCAAGGCGTTGGTTTGCGCGCTGCTCAATTTGCCTGTGCCTTTTTTGTTCAACGCCAATTTGCCCAGTGATTTGCCGTTCAGCATCAATTCGCTGCGGGCTGCCACGCGGGCGAGTTGGCGGTCATCGTCGTTAAACGGCAGTAGGGAAACTTCGCCGGCAACGGCGGCATTCGCCCCCGCTTTTCGGGTAAACAAGATGGAAACCGGTGGTTCTGTTTCATCTGCCTGATATCCGGCAAGACGGCAGGTGCCGGTATTGTCGCAAGCAATGTCCCAGTCTTTGTAATTTTGATAAAAGCCTTGAGGCGGAGCAGCCAGTGCGGTGGCAGGCAAAACAGCCAGCAGCCATTTTTTCATGATGCATTCTTTCAATTTTATTTATGTGGATTCACAAAGACAGCATAGCAATCCAAGGTTTCGTTGCGCTGTTTTTGTGAAAATACGATGTGTCGTTCGTAAAAAGGTTTTGAATATTTAGATGTAAAAAGGCCGTCTGAAACTCCCGTTCAGACGACCTTTATTATTTTTTTACACGCCTGCGGCTGCTTTTAATGCGGCTGCTTTATCGGTGCGCTCCCAAGTAAATTCAGGCTCTTCGCGACCGAAGTGGCCGTAGGCGGCGGATTTTCCGTAAATCGGGCGCAGTAGGTCGAGCATTTGGACGATGCCTTTAGGGCGCAGGTCAAAATGTTCGCGAACCAAGGCAATTAGGTTTTCTTCGCTGATTTTGCCGGTGCCGAAAGTATCGATGGAAATCGAAGTCGGTTCGGCAACGCCGATGGCGTAGGAAACTTGGATTTGGCATTGGGTTGCCAAACCGGCGGCTACGATGTTTTTCGCAACATAGCGGCAGGCGTAAGCGGCGGAACGGTCTACTTTGGACGGGTCTTTGCCGGAGAATGCGCCGCCGCCGTGCGGAGCTGCGCCGCCGTAGGTGTCGACGATGATTTTACGGCCGGTCAAACCGCAGTCACCTTGCGGGCCGCCGATAACGAAGCGGCCGGTCGGGTTGATCAGGTATTTGGTTTCGTCGGTCAGCAGTTCAGACGGCAGAACCGGTTTGATGATGTGTTCGATCACGGCGTTTTTCAGCTCTTCGTAACCGATAGACGGATCGTGCTGGGTAGACAGGACGACGGTGTCGATGCGTTTTACTTTGCCGGTTTCGCTGTCGTAAACCACGGTCAGTTGGGCTTTGGCATCAGGGCGCAGCCAAGGCAGGCGGCCGTCTTTGCGCAATTCGCTTTGACGCTGCATCAGGCGGTGGCTGTAATAGATGGCAAACGGCATCAGGGTCGGGGTTTCGTCGCAGGCGTAGCCGAACATCAAGCCTTGGTCGCCCGCGCCTTGGTTCAAGTCGATGCCTTCGCCTTCGTTCACGCCTTGGGCGATGTCCGGAGATTGTTGGTCGTAGTACACGCCGACTGCGCAGCCGTTGGCGTCAAAGCCCAGCTCGGAGGAGTTGTAGCCGATGCGTTTGATGGTTTCGCGTGCGACTTTGATGTAGTCCACTTGGGCAGTAGTAGTAATTTCGCCTGCCAATACGCACAAGCCTGTGTTAACTAGGGTTTCTGCGGCGACACGTGCTTTGGGGTCTTGTGCCAAGATGGCATCCAAAATCGCATCGGATACTTGGTCGGCAACTTTATCCGGATGGCCTTCGGATACCGATTCGGAAGTAAACAGATATTCGCTCATTGCTATTCTTTCATTAAAAACAGGCTGCTGTGTTTTCAGACGGCCTTTTATTTCGGACAGCGGAAATCATAACAAAAACTCCGCTTTTTCTCTATACAAGTGAGAAACATTAGCACTTGCCTGCTGTTTCGGAATCCTGTTGCGCGTTTCTTACAGGCAAAAAAATTCCCGCATTAAGCGGGTTTGGATTGCTCTGGCGAGCCACATCGGTTTTTCAACCGTCCACCTTACCTTTCCGTTTGAAAAGCAGGTTGGCATGGAATTCCCAACTCTTAATGCAGCGCGGATAGTAGCAGAAAAGCAGGTGTGCCGCAATATATTTGCCCGAAGTCTGTTTTGTTCAGACGGCCTGTTTCGTTTACAATCTGTCCACTTCATTTTGGTAAAACCTTATGCAAACGCTTGTCACCTTTGTTTTTAAATTTTTGGCCGCGCTGCCTTTGGCTTGGTTGCACAAATTAGGCAATCTGCTGGGCGGTTTGGGTTTCCGCGTGCTGTCGAAAGATCGCCGAAGGGTATTCGAAAACATGACACTTGCCGGATTGAACCCGACGGACGAGGCGGTGAAAAAAGTTTTTCGTGAAACGGCAAAAGGCGGCTTGGAATTGCCGGTGGCGTTTTTCAGACGGCCTGAGGAAATTGAAAACCTGTTTGTCAGCGTCAACGGTTGGGAACATGTTCAGACGGCCTTGAGCGCGGGTGAAGGTTTGCTGTTTATCACGCCGCACATCGGCAGCTATGATTTGGCGGGCCGCTACATCAGCCAGCAACTGCCGTTTCCGCTGACGGCGATGTACAAACCGCCGAAAATCAAGGCTTTTGATGCGGTGATGCAGGCAGGGCGCGTGCGCGGCAAAGGCAAGACTGCGCCGACCAGTATTCAGGGCGTCAAACAAATCATCAAGGCCCTGCGCGGCGGCGAAGCGACTATTGTGTTGCCGGATCATGTGCCGTCTCCGGAAGAAGGCGGCGACGGCGTGTGGGTGGACTTTTTCGGCAAACCTGCCTACACCATGACGTTGGCGGGCAAGCTGGCGCAAGTCAAAGGCGTGAAGGCTTTGTTTTTCTGCGGCGAGCGTCTGCCCGACGGTAAAGGCTTTGTCTTGCACATTGAGCCATTGAGCGGCGAATTGAACGGCGATAAGGAGAACGATGCGCGCGTGATCAATGAAAATACCGAATATTGGATACGCCGTTTTCCGGAACAATATTTGTTTATGTACAACCGCTACAAACATCCCGAAGGCGCGCCTTTCCCTCCGCCGGAAATATAGGCTTGCGAATGTAAAAAACCTGCTTGGACTCAAGCAGGTTTTGTATTTGGTCGGAATGAGAGGATTTGAACCTCCGACCCCTTCGTCCCGAACGAAGTGCGCTACCGGGCTGCGCTACATTCCGAATGTGGGGAATTATAGGATAGGAGAAGCCGGTTTGTACAGGGGTCGATAAATAATTAATAATTGGCTGCCGATGGGTTTGTTTTAGGCCGTCTGAAGCGATGTGTTTCAGACGGCCTGTGTTTTTGTTTGCCGCTTCTGCTGAAGCATTTGTCCTAATGGCATTATAATGTGGGCAATTGTTTTTTAGATTGTCTGCTATGTTTTATCTTTATCAGTCCGACCGTTTGGAAGCGCTTGCCGAAATGTGCGCGCGTATTCATCAGGCCTTGCCTTTGGATGCGGTATTGGCGCAGGAAGAAGTGGTGGTGCAGAGCCAGGGGATGCGGCGGTATCTGAATGTGTTTTTTGCGCGCAAACTCGGCGTGGCGGCGAATTTGAAGTTCAGCCTGCCGGCCGGTTTGGCGTGGCAGCTGATGCGTAAATTGGTTCCCGATGTGCCGCCGCTCAGCCCGTTTTCGCCTGAGGTCATGCGTTGGCGTTTGCTGGATTTGTTCCGCAGCGAAGAGTTTCAGACGGCCCCGGAATACGAAAACGTGCGCCTGAAGCTGGAAAGTTATTTGCACAGCTCGGCATCGGCGGATTATCAGCTTGCCGGACAGATGGCAGATATTTTCGACCAATATTTGGTGTACCGTCCGGATTGGATTGATGCGTGGCAGGCTGGGAAGCTGCTGGGTTTGGGCGATGATGAGGATTGGCAGGCGCGGCTGTGGCGTTATTTGGACGATGGCAGCCAATCTGCGCCGCACCGCGTGGCCTTGTGGGAAAAGCTGTTGGCGCAGTTGGATAAATCGGTTTTGCCGCAAAGGTTGTTCGTATTCGGCATTTCGACAATGGCGCCGATGTATCTGCAACTGCTGCACCAAATTTCCAAGCATTGCGATGTATTTGTGTTCGCACTCAACCCGAGCAGCCAGTATTGGGGCGAGATCATCGATGAGGCGCAGATTTTGAAAAGGGGCGATGAGGCGGATTTGTCGCAGGCAGGGCATCCGCTGTTGGCTTCTTTGGGCAAGCAGGGACGCGATTTCTTTGATTTTCTGTCGGAAGTGGAAACCGAGCAGGATATTCAGGTTTATGAAGAGGAAAAAGACGATACCTTGTTGCATTGTCTGCAAAACGATATCCAAAACTTAATCATGCCGTCTGAACGCTTATATCAACAGGAAGAAGGCGAAGCAGGCGGGCAACAGGCTTTGGTTCAGGTTCACGATGCGGACGGCAATCCAGTGTGTGTCGAGCCGGATAAGCTGCTGAACGACGGCTCCGTCAAAATCGTCGCGGCGCACAGCCCTTTGCGCGAATTGCAGATTTTGAAAGAAGAGCTGTCGCTGGTGTTGCAAAAAAATCCCGACTGGCAGCCGCACGATATTGCCGTGTTGACGCCGAACATTGAGCCGTACAGTCCGTTTATCGAAGCCGTTTTCGGACAGGAGCAGGCAGGCAGCCAGGCTTTGCCGTATTCGATTTCGGATGTGAAGCTCAGCCGCCGTCAGCCGTTGCTGTATGCTTTGGCACAAACTTTGGACTTGCTGAAGAGCCGGTTTGAAGTGGACAAGGTTTTGCCTTTACTGGAAAGCCGGTTGGTGTTGCAACGCTTCGGTTTGAGCGAGGAAGATTTGCCGCTGCTGCATGAGGCTGTTGCCGGATTAAATGTGCATTGGGGTTTGGACCAAACCATGCGCGAGGGCAAAGACAACCTCTTTACTTGGCAGCAGGCGGTAGAGCGTTTGGCCTTGGGCTGGATGCTGCCTGAAGGCGGCAACGGCATGTGGCAGGGCGTGAGCGCGTGGCATAGCAATGTCAACCAGTTGGACGTGTTCAGCGGTTTTGCTGAATTTATCCGTACTTTGGCCGATATGGCGGCGCAATGGAATGAGCCTGCTAATGTGGAAAGTTGGGTGCAGCGTTGCCGCGATTTGCTGGAGAAACTGTTTGCTCCGGATACGGACGACCAATACGCCAAGCAACAGTTTGAGCAATCTTTGGCGAAATGGCAGGAAGAGGCGCAGTTGGCCGAATTTGACGGATTGTTGCCGTGTAAAACCGTTATCCGCCATATCCGCCGCTTTTTGGACAGCGAAAGCCAAGCCGGATTTTTGAGCGGCGGCATTACTTTTTGCAGTATGGTGCCGATGCGCAGCCTGCCGTTTAAAATGGTTTGCCTGTTGGGTTTGAATGACGGCGATTTTCCGCGCAATACCAAAGCGGCGGTGTTTGACCTGATTGCTAAACATCCGAAAAAAGGCGACCGCGCCCGCCGTGACGACGACCGTTATCTCTTCCTCGAAGCCTTAATCAGCGCGCGCGAAATGTTGTATTTGTCTTATATCGGCCGCGATATACGCAATGATGCCGAGTTCGCGCCGTCTTCGTTAATCAGCGAGCTGCTGGATACTATTGCCGCCATGACAGGGAAAAGTGGGCGCGAGTTATCGGAGAAATGGGTGAAACATCATCCGTTGCAGGCGTTTTCGCGCCGTTATTTCCAAAAGGATGCGCTTTCAGATGGTCTCTTCAGTACGCGCCAAGATTACGCCGATGCGTTGAGCCAACCGCCAGCGGAAGCGCAGCCGTTTTTCCTTGAGGCTTTAAGTCAGGAAGAGCCGGGCAAAACCATTCATCAAGGCGAGCTCATCAGTTTTTGGCGCAACCCTGTCAAAGTTTGGCTGAAGAAAAATTTAAGCTGGGATCAGCCGTATCTGGACGGCGCATGGGAGTCTGCCGAACCGTTTGAGCCGCAACATGAAGGTCGGATTGCCGATGCTTATTTGGATGCGCGGCGCAAAGGGGAAGATTTTGAAGATACGGCCATTCGGCTGAATGCCGAAAGTCTGATGCCGGTAGGCGAGTTGGGCGGTTTGTGGCAGAAGCAGTATCAGATATCTGCGAAAAATGTGGATGCCGAGTTGATACGCAGCAACAAAAGGCCGTCTGAACCTTATGAAGAATCCTTTGACGACTTGGTTTTACAAGGTACCATCGGCAATCTTTATGAATGCGGCCGCATTGTGTTTCTAAACCCAAAAGACAATGCGCCCAACCGTATTGCCCGTTTACTGGAGCATTTGATTTTTTGCGCCGTCGCCCCTAAATCCGTTGCAAACCGACAAACCTATATTGTCAGCTTGGGGCAGACCGAAACCTATGCCGCCATCGGGCAAGAGGCGGCGAGGGCACTTTTGAAAGAATGGTTGGTATATTTCCGAATCGGACAAAATACCCCCTTGCCGTTTTTCGCCAAAACCAGTCTTGCCGCTGCGGAGGAGTACAACAAGAAAGAGGATTGGGATGCTACCTTGAGAAAAGCCCATGAGGTTTTTAACGGCAATAAAATGAGCAAAGGGCAGAAAGAATATACCGAAGTGAAGCTGGTGTTTGGTCATTCGGAAGAATCGCCTCTTGAAGAGCCGCTATTTGAAAACCTTGTCGTCAATCTGCTTGTTCCGCTTTTGAACAGCGCGGCAGGGAAAAACAATGCAACAGAACAGGAGTAAAGCATGGCCACTTATACAGAATATTTGGATTTTGATACCGAAGAAGACAAATTGAAACAACAGCAGCTCTATCAGGCGACCGAGCTGTCGGCGCAAACGGCAGCGGCGGTCAAAAAGATCAGCCGTCCGCAAAACTGGCTGCTTGCCGCTGCGCCATATTGTCCCGATTGCCGCGTATTTGTGCCGTTTATTCAAAAAATGGCGGAGCTGAACCCCAATATCCGCGTCAACTATATTGCCCGCAGCAATTTTGACGACAGCAGCCGTTTTGATAATCCACGCCAACAGGAAATCGTCCGCGCCAATCAAAAAATTCCTGCGCTGTTTTTGATGGGTCATGAAGAGGAAGGGCCTGTGTTTAACGAGTTTCCGAAAGTGGTGTTAAACCAAATTGCGGCAGATGAAACCCGTCGCACAGAATTGCGCGATGCGTACCGAGCAGGCGAATTTAATGCCGATATTGAGGCGCAGATTGTAGCGGCGTTGGCATGGGCAGAGCAGCGTTGTTGAGCAGATATTGCTGGTGTGTACAGCCATGTTTTGAACTGCTTTGATATTTTGCTTTGTCATAAAAAGGCCGTCTGAATAGATTTCAGACGGCCTTTTTTAATGCTTAACGCTTTATCAAATCTCGATTTTATTCGGCGTAAAGGTTTGCCATTTGTTGCAGGCTGGGCAATGCCAGAAGAAGACTTGGGATTTGAAGTGGCAGTTGCGGCAGCGGTACATGACGCTTTTTTGCAGCTGGCGGCCGATAATCGAACGAATCATATCGGTATCGGCTTTCCACTCCGGATTCATACTGCTGAGTTTCAAGCCAAGCAGGCGGTACACGCCGTTGAGATCAGGTTTTTGACGGACGAGTTCGACAGCGATTTGCGCCGCTTCAGTTTCGCCTTTAAGCAGCAGGGCCTTCTCGTAGATGACATTGATCAGGTCAAGATCGGGGAAGGTTTGCATATAGCCGATAAGGCGGTTGAGGCCTTCTTCCTGTTTGCCTTGTGCGGCATAGGCTTCATAGAGTTTCTCGCCGACCATGCTCAAATAGGCATGGTTTTGCTGTTCGATGGCGGAATACGCTTCCACGGCGGCAGGGAAGTTGCCCTGACGGTATTCGATGTCGCCGAGAATGATGTTGGCGCGCGTACATTTTTTGTTGGCTTCGAGTGCTTTGCCGATGTTGTAGCGTGCGGCATCGAAGTTGGATTTGAACAGAGCGGCTTGGGCGATTTCGCAATAGAACTGTGCGATTTCAAACTGGTAGGTCTGTTCGTCATGGCTCAAGAGCTGCGCCATTTCGATGGCTTTTTCCCAGTCGCGGTCTTGTTGGTAGATGCTCAAAAGGTGTTGTCGGGCTTCGCGTGCCATATCGCCTTCCTGCAAGCCGAGGAAGATTTGTTCGGCACGGTCCACCAAGCCTGCGCTTTGGTAGTTTTGCGCCAATTCAAAAAGCACGCGCGCGCGTTTTTCGTTGACTGTGTCGGGCGAATCGAGCAGGGCGCGGTGCATATTGATGGCTTTGTCGTTTTCGCCGCGTTGGCGGTAGAGCTTGCCTAAGGTCAGGTTCAAGTCATATGACTGCGGCTGCTGGTCGATGACTTCTGCCAATTCGCGCGCGGCGCGGCCGCTGTTGCGGTCAACGAGGGCGTCAAGGCTTTTGTAAAAGCCGGCCGGTATGCTTTTGGCCTGTTTCAGGACGGTCTTCATATCGACGCGCGCGGCAAACCAGCCCATAGCGAAGAAAACGGGGAGGAGGACGATGGGCAGTAAGATGACCCACAATTCGTTGTCCATGGTATTCCTTTATTGATTGGTGGCGTTACGCTTTGGGAGTGGCTTCGGAAGTCGTTGCCGGTGTTTCGGTTTTGACCGGGGTCAGGTCTTTTTCGGAAAGGTGGGCGTATTTTTTCACTTCGGCACGCAG
This region of Neisseria subflava genomic DNA includes:
- a CDS encoding DUF1176 domain-containing protein, with the translated sequence MKKWLLAVLPATALAAPPQGFYQNYKDWDIACDNTGTCRLAGYQADETEPPVSILFTRKAGANAAVAGEVSLLPFNDDDRQLARVAARSELMLNGKSLGKLALNKKGTGKLSSAQTNALLEALKKESKISIRAGKYEWHLSDKGAAAAMLKADEFQGRLNTPSALIRKGGSSQAVLSPQPKPVIRAVAVPKKEGDMLEQGTPRHSAVMKLLSDSNRVSEGDDNYCYALHNKEQMDWNRSLYVHPLNDRQVLISAICIGGAYQTSGYYAIADKELTKIEQVLPPMTYGGHGGFDEKTATLSGSFKGRGIGDCWSGNAAVWDGKTFVRSEEHTTGSCKGFTGGAWLMPVFEARVER
- the metK gene encoding methionine adenosyltransferase, giving the protein MSEYLFTSESVSEGHPDKVADQVSDAILDAILAQDPKARVAAETLVNTGLCVLAGEITTTAQVDYIKVARETIKRIGYNSSELGFDANGCAVGVYYDQQSPDIAQGVNEGEGIDLNQGAGDQGLMFGYACDETPTLMPFAIYYSHRLMQRQSELRKDGRLPWLRPDAKAQLTVVYDSETGKVKRIDTVVLSTQHDPSIGYEELKNAVIEHIIKPVLPSELLTDETKYLINPTGRFVIGGPQGDCGLTGRKIIVDTYGGAAPHGGGAFSGKDPSKVDRSAAYACRYVAKNIVAAGLATQCQIQVSYAIGVAEPTSISIDTFGTGKISEENLIALVREHFDLRPKGIVQMLDLLRPIYGKSAAYGHFGREEPEFTWERTDKAAALKAAAGV
- a CDS encoding YifB family Mg chelatase-like AAA ATPase, whose product is MSLALVYSRALSGMNAPLVEVEAHLANGLPHFNIVGLPDTEVKESRDRVRAAIIQSGFDFPAKKITVNLAPADLPKESGRFDLPIALGILAASGQINPEKLSQYEFAGELALSGLLRPVRGALAMAWQGMQAGRSFVLPQENAEQAAVMRGIAVYGACSLGEVAAHLNGIEPLTQTECKLTQRPSEQSKIPDLADVKGQHTARLALEIAAAGGHSLLMMGPPGTGKSMLSQRLPGILPPLTEDELVEVWALRSLLPNHQQQLDSNRPFRSPHHSASSAAMVGGGSDPRPGEISLAHHGVLFLDELPEFDRKVLEVLREPLENGEIHISRAARQAVYPAKFQLVAAMNPCPCGYLGHPSKPCRCTPESVARYRNKISGPLLDRIDLTIEVPSLSAAELMQQEAGESSATVLERVTAARKIQYNRQGKVNAELSVGELDGKARIQKEAQEALGTMLEKLSLSARSFHRIMRVARTLADLAGDEEVSKTHVMKAIGFRRAL
- the lapB gene encoding lipopolysaccharide assembly protein LapB, whose product is MDNELWVILLPIVLLPVFFAMGWFAARVDMKTVLKQAKSIPAGFYKSLDALVDRNSGRAARELAEVIDQQPQSYDLNLTLGKLYRQRGENDKAINMHRALLDSPDTVNEKRARVLFELAQNYQSAGLVDRAEQIFLGLQEGDMAREARQHLLSIYQQDRDWEKAIEMAQLLSHDEQTYQFEIAQFYCEIAQAALFKSNFDAARYNIGKALEANKKCTRANIILGDIEYRQGNFPAAVEAYSAIEQQNHAYLSMVGEKLYEAYAAQGKQEEGLNRLIGYMQTFPDLDLINVIYEKALLLKGETEAAQIAVELVRQKPDLNGVYRLLGLKLSSMNPEWKADTDMIRSIIGRQLQKSVMYRCRNCHFKSQVFFWHCPACNKWQTFTPNKIEI
- a CDS encoding accessory factor UbiK family protein: MFGKQLFEEVSSKISETIANSPAKDMEKNVKAMLGSAFNRMDLVTREEFDIQQQVLIKTRTKLAELEARLAKLEAAQEPEEAALKAAEAAAEEAVAEIKQQTEAAE
- the recC gene encoding exodeoxyribonuclease V subunit gamma; protein product: MFYLYQSDRLEALAEMCARIHQALPLDAVLAQEEVVVQSQGMRRYLNVFFARKLGVAANLKFSLPAGLAWQLMRKLVPDVPPLSPFSPEVMRWRLLDLFRSEEFQTAPEYENVRLKLESYLHSSASADYQLAGQMADIFDQYLVYRPDWIDAWQAGKLLGLGDDEDWQARLWRYLDDGSQSAPHRVALWEKLLAQLDKSVLPQRLFVFGISTMAPMYLQLLHQISKHCDVFVFALNPSSQYWGEIIDEAQILKRGDEADLSQAGHPLLASLGKQGRDFFDFLSEVETEQDIQVYEEEKDDTLLHCLQNDIQNLIMPSERLYQQEEGEAGGQQALVQVHDADGNPVCVEPDKLLNDGSVKIVAAHSPLRELQILKEELSLVLQKNPDWQPHDIAVLTPNIEPYSPFIEAVFGQEQAGSQALPYSISDVKLSRRQPLLYALAQTLDLLKSRFEVDKVLPLLESRLVLQRFGLSEEDLPLLHEAVAGLNVHWGLDQTMREGKDNLFTWQQAVERLALGWMLPEGGNGMWQGVSAWHSNVNQLDVFSGFAEFIRTLADMAAQWNEPANVESWVQRCRDLLEKLFAPDTDDQYAKQQFEQSLAKWQEEAQLAEFDGLLPCKTVIRHIRRFLDSESQAGFLSGGITFCSMVPMRSLPFKMVCLLGLNDGDFPRNTKAAVFDLIAKHPKKGDRARRDDDRYLFLEALISAREMLYLSYIGRDIRNDAEFAPSSLISELLDTIAAMTGKSGRELSEKWVKHHPLQAFSRRYFQKDALSDGLFSTRQDYADALSQPPAEAQPFFLEALSQEEPGKTIHQGELISFWRNPVKVWLKKNLSWDQPYLDGAWESAEPFEPQHEGRIADAYLDARRKGEDFEDTAIRLNAESLMPVGELGGLWQKQYQISAKNVDAELIRSNKRPSEPYEESFDDLVLQGTIGNLYECGRIVFLNPKDNAPNRIARLLEHLIFCAVAPKSVANRQTYIVSLGQTETYAAIGQEAARALLKEWLVYFRIGQNTPLPFFAKTSLAAAEEYNKKEDWDATLRKAHEVFNGNKMSKGQKEYTEVKLVFGHSEESPLEEPLFENLVVNLLVPLLNSAAGKNNATEQE
- a CDS encoding thioredoxin family protein, whose amino-acid sequence is MATYTEYLDFDTEEDKLKQQQLYQATELSAQTAAAVKKISRPQNWLLAAAPYCPDCRVFVPFIQKMAELNPNIRVNYIARSNFDDSSRFDNPRQQEIVRANQKIPALFLMGHEEEGPVFNEFPKVVLNQIAADETRRTELRDAYRAGEFNADIEAQIVAALAWAEQRC
- a CDS encoding lysophospholipid acyltransferase family protein, coding for MQTLVTFVFKFLAALPLAWLHKLGNLLGGLGFRVLSKDRRRVFENMTLAGLNPTDEAVKKVFRETAKGGLELPVAFFRRPEEIENLFVSVNGWEHVQTALSAGEGLLFITPHIGSYDLAGRYISQQLPFPLTAMYKPPKIKAFDAVMQAGRVRGKGKTAPTSIQGVKQIIKALRGGEATIVLPDHVPSPEEGGDGVWVDFFGKPAYTMTLAGKLAQVKGVKALFFCGERLPDGKGFVLHIEPLSGELNGDKENDARVINENTEYWIRRFPEQYLFMYNRYKHPEGAPFPPPEI